Part of the Desulfohalovibrio reitneri genome is shown below.
CTCGCGGGCCGCCTGGCTGACGTTGCCCTTGGTGCGCTCCATGAGTTCGCGCATGTACCCTTGGGTGAATTCATCCACCAGCCGCGCCTTGGCGTCCTTGAAGGGCAGGGGGGCGGCCGAGGTGCCGTCCGGGACTCCGGGGGCGTGACCGCCGTCCGCCAGGCGCACGGCGGTCACGTCCACTTCCTCGCCGGGGCTGAATACGGCCAGCCGCCGCATGAAGTTCTGCAGCTCGCGCACGTTTCCGGGCCAGTCGCGGCGGCTCAGTTCGCCCACCGCGTCGGGCGAAAGCACCTTCTCTCCGGAGCCCAACTCCCGGCAGGCGCGGCTCAGGAAGGCTCCGGCCAGCAGGGGCACGTCCTCCTTGCGCTCGCGCAGGGGCGGCACCCGCAGGGTGAGCACGTTGAGGCGGTAGTAGAGGTCCTCGCGGAAGGAGCGGTCCGCCACCAGGGCGGCCAGGTCCTGGTTTGTGGAGGCCACCACGCGGGTGTCCACCCGGATGGTCTCGGAGGAGCCCACCGGCCGCACCTCCCGCTCCTCCAGAAAGCGCAGCAGCTTGGTCTGCATGGTGGGGGAGATGTCGCCGATCTCGTCCAGGTGCAGGGTGCCCCCGGCCGCGGCCGCGATCATGCCGCGCCGGTCGCGGTCCGCGCCGGTGAAGGCCCCTTTCACGTGGCCGAACAACTCCGACTCCTGCAAGTGTTCCGGAATGGCCGGGCAGTTCACCGAGCGGAAGGGCTTCTCCGCGCGGGGACTTAAGTCGTGCACCAGCCGCGCGGCCATCTCCTTGCCGCTGCCGGATTCGCCCTGCACCAGCACGGTGTAGTCGGACTGGGCCACGGCCGCGATGGCCGAGCGCAGCGACTCCATGGCCGGGCTTTCGCCCAGAAGCTTGCCCTCGGTGCCCTCCACCAGGCCGCGAAGCCGCTCGTTCTCCGCCATGAGGCGGGAGCGCTCCAGGGCCAGCCGAACCGCCCGGAAGAGCTGCTGCGGCTCCACCGGCTTGGTCAGAAAATCCGTGGCCCCCAGCTTCAGCGCCTCCACGGCGGTCTCGATGGTGCCGTGGGCGGTGAGCACCACCGCGGACAGGGAGGGGTGGTCCCGCAGGGCGCGCTTGAGAAGGCTGAGGCCGTTCATGGCCGGCATGCGCAGGTCGGTGAGCATGGCCCGTACGCCTCCCCGGCCCAGTTCGGCCAGGGCCTCCTCCCCGGAGAAGACCGCGTCGGTTTCGGCATCGGGAAACTCCGAGGAGACCAGCCGTGCCAGCCCCCGGGCGAAGTCACGCTCATCGTCAACGATGAGGATGCGGTCGCTCATGCCGCTCCCTCCTTCCGCCGCGCCTCGTCCAGGGGGAAGCGCAGCTCGATTCTGGCCCCGCCCAGGTCGGAGCGGGAGGCCTCCACCCCGCCGCCCAGGTCGGACATGAAGGCGTAGATCACGGTCAGGCCCAGGCCGGAGCCCTGGTTGACCTCCTTGGTGGAGAAGAAGGGATCGAATACGTTGCCCAGGTCCTCCTCCGGTATCCCGGGGCCGTTGTCATCCACAGCCAGCACCACCTCGCGCGCCTCCTCGTCAAGGGCGGCCCGAAGGCGGACCACGCCGCCCTCGTCCGGCGCCGCGTCCAGGGCGTTGAGGATGAGGTTGGCCGCGATGTGCTCCACAACCTGCGGCTCCACGCCCACGGGCGGCAAGTCGTCGGAACACTCCTGGCGGAGCTCGGCGCTCTTCTTGGCGGCCTGCACGGAGAATACCTGGGCCACCTCGCCCACCACCTTGCGGAGGTCCGTGGCCTGGTCCGTGGCCACCTTGGGCCGGGCGAAGTTGAGCAGATCACGCAGCACCCGCTGGGCCTGGCGGGTGTGCTTGATGATTACCTCCACGTCGTCGCGGGCGGCGTCCTGCTCCGTTCCCTGCCCTGTCCCCTGTTTGATGAGCTCGGCGTAGCAGAGGATGACCCCGAGGGGATTGTTGATCTCATGGGCCAGCCCGGCGGCCAGCTTGCCCACCGTGGCCAGCTTCTCCGAGCGGTTGATCTGCGAGAGCATGCGTTTCTCCGCCGTGGTCTCGCGGGCGGAGACGATGAGCCGTCCGCCGGACTCCGGCCCGCCGGGCACGGGGTGGAAGCGCAGCAGGAAGGAGCGGCCGCAGTCGAGATTGACCTCGCGGGCCAGGTAGCGACCTTCCAGCGCCAGGGCGGGGATGTCGCACGTTCCCTCGTCCGTGCCCGCGCAAAGGTGGGGCACCAGGGAGGCGTCGCCCGGCTCCTCGGCAGTGCCCAGGCCCAGTTCGCGGGCCAGATCGCGGGCGGCCTGGTTGCGCACCACCACGTGGCCGGAGGAATCCAGCAGCAGCAGGGGGTCGCGGATGCCCTCGAAGATGGCCTGGAGGTTGGCGGTGTGGCGCAGCAGGCTGTCCAGGGAGCCCAGGTTCTCGGCCGCGATGCCCAGCTGCCGCCCCAGGGCGCGCAGCACTTCGGCGTCCTCGTCGGTGAAGGAGCCATCCGGTTTGGTCCACAGGCAGAGCAGCCCCTCGGGGCTGCCCTCGCCGGACTCCACCGGGATGAAGGCGGCGTGTTTTTCGATGTGCGGCTTGGACTCCGTGAGCAGTTCCTTCCAGTTGTCAGGCAATTCGGGCCGCCGCTCCGGGTCCGGCCAGGCGTGGAAGGAGGAAAGGGAGAAGCCGCAGACGTAGCCCGCCCGGGCCAGGTCAAACCGCTCGGCGATGCGTGGCAGGGCGCGCTTCCACAACTCGCCCCGCGTCTGGGAGGAGTTGAGCCCGGCCAGCAGCCGCACGAACAGCTCCACGTCCGCCTGCCGCTCCTCGAACTGGCGGGCCAGCTCGCGGGTGCGGTCGTCCACCATGACCTCCAGCTTGGAGGCGTACTCGCTGAGGCGCCGGCGGGTGTCGTAGAGGTGCTCGCCCAGCATCTCCATGCCCTCCACCATGGAGCTCAACTCGTCGCGGCTCTCGATGTCGCGCAGCAGCCGTTCGCCCTTGGCGTCGGTGAAGTG
Proteins encoded:
- a CDS encoding sigma-54-dependent transcriptional regulator — protein: MSDRILIVDDERDFARGLARLVSSEFPDAETDAVFSGEEALAELGRGGVRAMLTDLRMPAMNGLSLLKRALRDHPSLSAVVLTAHGTIETAVEALKLGATDFLTKPVEPQQLFRAVRLALERSRLMAENERLRGLVEGTEGKLLGESPAMESLRSAIAAVAQSDYTVLVQGESGSGKEMAARLVHDLSPRAEKPFRSVNCPAIPEHLQESELFGHVKGAFTGADRDRRGMIAAAAGGTLHLDEIGDISPTMQTKLLRFLEEREVRPVGSSETIRVDTRVVASTNQDLAALVADRSFREDLYYRLNVLTLRVPPLRERKEDVPLLAGAFLSRACRELGSGEKVLSPDAVGELSRRDWPGNVRELQNFMRRLAVFSPGEEVDVTAVRLADGGHAPGVPDGTSAAPLPFKDAKARLVDEFTQGYMRELMERTKGNVSQAARESGLSRVALQNTLARIGLDPERFRG
- a CDS encoding c-type heme family protein gives rise to the protein MKLFHPSTIQSRFLAAMAVAALVIGGLFAAGFYLHMRQILEHEVRDKAEIVFHQVDAIQHYVRSTLRPTMYQEMPEKFVIEAMSSSYVSRKVTARAGKGGGPRLYRRVAVDARNPDFEANTVEMDLIRHFRDNRELELWQGYKKIDGEKHFVMARPVRFKESCLRCHGDPADAPPELLDKYGDRGFGHELGAVDGLDFVGLPVSASVSTIRSKVMAYLLIFCLSALLFLAAVHLVFKRVVSDNLRSLTSIFRRHFTDAKGERLLRDIESRDELSSMVEGMEMLGEHLYDTRRRLSEYASKLEVMVDDRTRELARQFEERQADVELFVRLLAGLNSSQTRGELWKRALPRIAERFDLARAGYVCGFSLSSFHAWPDPERRPELPDNWKELLTESKPHIEKHAAFIPVESGEGSPEGLLCLWTKPDGSFTDEDAEVLRALGRQLGIAAENLGSLDSLLRHTANLQAIFEGIRDPLLLLDSSGHVVVRNQAARDLARELGLGTAEEPGDASLVPHLCAGTDEGTCDIPALALEGRYLAREVNLDCGRSFLLRFHPVPGGPESGGRLIVSARETTAEKRMLSQINRSEKLATVGKLAAGLAHEINNPLGVILCYAELIKQGTGQGTEQDAARDDVEVIIKHTRQAQRVLRDLLNFARPKVATDQATDLRKVVGEVAQVFSVQAAKKSAELRQECSDDLPPVGVEPQVVEHIAANLILNALDAAPDEGGVVRLRAALDEEAREVVLAVDDNGPGIPEEDLGNVFDPFFSTKEVNQGSGLGLTVIYAFMSDLGGGVEASRSDLGGARIELRFPLDEARRKEGAA